In Hevea brasiliensis isolate MT/VB/25A 57/8 chromosome 13, ASM3005281v1, whole genome shotgun sequence, a single genomic region encodes these proteins:
- the LOC131172129 gene encoding uncharacterized protein LOC131172129, whose protein sequence is MTLKREQVEEPNKAKRTIAFKVSSEKSSDEDDEFDEEELALMTRKIRKMLFQNKKFIPKRNFKKDKGESSKRDPPICFECNKPGHIRMDCPKLKKPFKKFKKKALKATWDESSDSKDEEIGDQVAQMCFMAMEESSNEVTLNDDIVEFSYDKLVNALKVMNYELELSHKRNKLLKSELASLGKENENSSKVDRPLDSNVQKSLDELSLKNEKLKKEIVELKTSLSKFAKGKDKLDAILDSQRSPSIKYGLGYSKFAQAPPSKTIFVKASSSNEPSPQMPNLKGSNPRGQEPKTSSGNETRKISIHQNASRQNVCLKSAKLESKWYLDSGCSRHMTENANLFLSLEKKDGGKVGKENSPILDKVLLVDGLKHNLLSINQLCDKGCRVIFESKSCFVSRMSDNKMLFIGERIKNIYVIDLHALSKKDAKCFVSISDDS, encoded by the exons ATGACCCTCAAAAGAGAGCAAGTGGAGGAACCTAACAAAGCTAAAAGGACCATTGCCTTCAAAGTATCTTCCGAAAAATCAAGTGATGAAGATGATGAGTTTGATGAGGAAGAATTGGCTCTAATGACAAGGAAAATAAGAAAGATGCTCTTCCAAAACAAGAAGTTCATCCCAAAGAGGAACTTCAAGAAGGACAAGGGTGAAAGTAGCAAGAGGGATCCTCCCATATGCTTTGAATGCAACAAACCAGGTCACATTAGAATGGATTGTCCCAAATTGAAGAAGCCTTTCAAGAAGTTCAAGAAGAAGGCACTTAAAGCAACATGGGATGAATCAAGTGACTCCAAAGATGAGGAGATTGGTGATCAAGTTGCCCAAATGTGCTTCATGGCAATGGAGGAAAGCTCCAATGAGGTAACTTTAAATGatgatattgttgaattttcttatgataAACTAGTTAATGCTCTTAAAGTTATGAATTATGAACTAGAATTAAGTCATAAGAGAAATAAACTTTTGAAAagtgagcttgctagtttagggAAGGAGAATGAGAACTCATCTAAGGTTGATAGACCTTTAGATAGTAATGTGCAAAAATCCTTAGATGAGCTTTCATTAAAAAATGAGAAGTTGAAAAAAGAAATTGTTGAGCTAaaaacttctctttccaaatttgctaAAGGAAAGGACAAACTTGATGCAATTTTGGACTCTCAAAGGTCTCCTAGCATCAAGTATGGACTTGGCTATAGTAAATTTGCCCAAGCACCTCCTTCCAAGACTATCTTTGTTAAAGCATCAAGTTCTAATGAGCCTAGTCCTCAAATGCCTAATCTAAAGGGTTCTAATCCTAGAGGACAAGAACCAAAGACATCtagtggaaatgaaactagaaagATCTCAATTCATCAAAATGCTTCCAGACAGAAT GTGTGTTTAAAATCCGCAAAGCTTGAAAGCAAGTGGTACTTGGATAGTGGATGTTCAAGACACATGACCGAAAATGCCAATCTCttcctttcacttgaaaagaaagatggaG GTAAAGTTGGTAAAGAAAACTCCCCTATTCTTGACAAAGTACTTTTGGTTGatggtttaaaacataatttgcttagtaTTAATCAATTATGTGATAAGGGCTGTAGAGTTATTTTTGAGTCCAAATCTTGCTTTGTGTCTAGGATGAGTGATAATAAAATGTTGTTTATTggtgaaagaattaaaaatatttatgttatcGATTTGCATGCTTTGTCTAAAAAAGATGCCAAGTGCTTTGTTTCTATTAGTGATGACTCTTAG